A window of Hordeum vulgare subsp. vulgare chromosome 5H, MorexV3_pseudomolecules_assembly, whole genome shotgun sequence genomic DNA:
ATATTAGAGTGGATTAGATATGTGGAAGAAAGTTCCCCGATGGATCATCTAGGTGCATCGGTGTGCAAAATGACATGATTTAAGGTCTAATATCATTTCTTGAGTGATTGACGGCTGTTATAGTAATCTTGACAAAGACAAGCATGTAAAAAAAAGTCTAATTAGAGAATTACACAGAATGTCTGACCATGGTTCAATCATACAGAGGATTGTAGAAATCACTCTGGGATGACAATGCAGGGAGAAACCTTATGACTGAACTCATGCTTCTTCCGAGAACAGGAGCATCATTTTGTCTTACGCTGCATAGCGATAGGAAATAGATGGTGATTTCCTTATGTAATTTAGTCGCATTTTAGCACCAGCCTGTCGGTAGCAGCAATCAAGTTAGTCCACAACTTTTTTGGTTTGCAGTTCTCCTCAACTTAATAGATATCTAGAGTAGAGCAGATTTACTGCGAATGTGCTGTGTTCATGCTGTTTGTGTTATTGTTTCAGCATCTTAAGTATCTCCTTCTATTTTATATTGGTACATCACACTTGCAGTAACATTTTTTTTAACCTCACTTGCAGTAACCATTTGGTAGATTTGAGCCAACAtttatataaggtgtatttgACTATTAAAATACAAAAGGTAGATTTATTTCTCAAAATAAGGACGTCTGCCTGCCTAAATGTTGCTTGTGTATTTTAGTTATTGCACTTGTTTTCTGTTCCTTGTGGAGTAGAACTTCCTCAATTCTGCATCTGCAGGCCATTATATATGTCAAGTGCTTGGCATCCATttcatgttttttttttcttgtatTCCTGACAGCATGAATGCGCATTCTTCTTCTGATGTTAATTTTTCTGGCATTCCTATGCAGCAGTCCTCCCTTGCATCTGGATCAGCAGCTTGAACTAGAGTGAGCTGATGGAAGCTGAAAGAAGCCAGCTAAGTCCAATAGACCCAAGAAGAGCTCGGTTTCCTTGTTGCATAGTGTGGACTCCCATACCTTTCATCACATGGCTGGTGCCATTTATCGGTCACATTGGCATTTGCAGAGAAGATGGTGTAACCTTGGACTTTGCCGGTCCAAATTTCGTGTCAGTTGACAACTTTGCCTTTGGAGCTGTTACACGCTACATCCAATTAAATGGCGATGAGGTCTGTACTTTGTGTTTAGACTAATATTTAGGCAACATTCAATCTTGAATCATACTATTACTCACAAGCCGTTAATCTCTTGTCCCACGCAGTGCTATAAGCTTCTCGGCACCGGCGCAGAGGCGACATGGGATGGTGCTCTGAGGAAAGGTGTGCAGGAGTTCCAGAACAGGAACTACAACCTGTTCACCTGCAACTGCCACTCCTTCGTTGCCAACAACTTGAACCGGCTCTTCTATGCCGGCCATGACAAGTGGAACGTGGTGAGCCTAGCCGCGGTGATGTTCCTACGGGGCCGCTGGGTGAGCGTGGGGGCCGCGGCAAAGACCCTGGCACCGTTCGTTGTGGTGCTCACGGTCGGGGTTCTCTTCGGTGGCATGACGTTCTTGGTGGGCCTCCTCGCCTTCGCTGCCGCCATGACCGGGTGGTTCCTCGTGGGCACCTACTGCATCAAGGGCCTTGTAGAGCTGTAGCTGCAGTACACCGGGCTTGAGTTTGGATTGGGGACTTGGGGGGGTCTTGTGATTCATAGATGTGGTTTTCCTTGTGCCTTCTTGTAACCTTCTCTTTAACTTGTGCATCTTCTCGTAACATTGTACATCTAACATTAAATGTGCTACAATTAATGTTGATTCCAAAACTAATTCAATTAATATAATTAATGCTGTTTCCAAATCATGATTAATGTAATTAATGTTTCCAGATTGTCAATGATGTGGTGTGCAACGTAAGACGTTGAATAAAATCATTTGGATTCGCCAAACTCGTGTTGTGCTTTTATAAGCAAGTAGGAGTACTAGTAGATAGATGAGCGGGAATGCCTTTTTTGTCTGGCTTAAACTAATTGGTCTTTTTTTGTCTGGCTTAAAGTAGTTATCAAACCTTGACGCTCTCAGGGCGCTAGTTGGGACCGGATCGTCCATACGTAACTCGCTTGAAAACTTATCTTGGTTAAGTCAATTTTTTGGGgcattagagcatctctagcagaccattTAAAATTATTGCAAACCCTAAAACTGAGATAATGATCGGAAAAAACATTTTAAGGATTCATTTTAGCTACGGTCAAACAGATATTCTAAAACAAACTATAAAACTGGGATAAAGAGCTCCTTCCTCCGGTTCGTCCGCTGCCGCTCCTTCCCCTAGCCAGCCAAGCAGTGCCCAACCCCGTCGGCTGCGCCCCGTCGGCCGCGCCCTGTCCCCGCCGGTCGTGCCCcatagatacgtctccaacgtatctataatttttgatggtttcatgctattatcttttcaaactttgtatgttttgcatgtcttttatatattttttgggactaacttattgactcagtgccaagtgtcagttcctgttttttccatatttttgacccctttcagaggagatttttaaacggagtccaaacggaagaaaaatccccgaaaagattttttccgtaacgaaagaagatcgggaagcttgggagccaaggcacgggagcttcaggggccccacaagcccccaccccgcggccagggggcgcgccatccaggcttgtgggccccctgggcgccctctgccctaggagttgcgcctatatattccctaaaaatctcaaaaaaatcaggagatcatcgaaatcacttttccgccgccgcaagcttctgtctccgcaagatcccatctggggcacgttctggtgccctgtcggagggggaattcagacacggagggcttcttcatcaacaccatgacc
This region includes:
- the LOC123452768 gene encoding protein RTE1-HOMOLOG; this translates as MEAERSQLSPIDPRRARFPCCIVWTPIPFITWLVPFIGHIGICREDGVTLDFAGPNFVSVDNFAFGAVTRYIQLNGDECYKLLGTGAEATWDGALRKGVQEFQNRNYNLFTCNCHSFVANNLNRLFYAGHDKWNVVSLAAVMFLRGRWVSVGAAAKTLAPFVVVLTVGVLFGGMTFLVGLLAFAAAMTGWFLVGTYCIKGLVEL